A genomic stretch from Streptomyces sp. QL37 includes:
- a CDS encoding AraC family transcriptional regulator: MDPLEDVLSLLETRGHLSAGLAAGGHWAVRFAAPEAVKFNAVRRGCCLLEVDGVDEPIGLAEGDCYLLTRPRPFTLRSDTEAVPVDAGPVFTAAEGDVARIGDGDDVFLIGGAFSFGARAQELLLDQLPPVIRVPAGTRHAETVRWALTAIDQELTDRPMGATLVAEQLAVVMLVHVLRLHLAREPHAASGWLAGLGDPVISAALTCLHRDPAHPWTVAELARTAAVSRSTLAARFKATVGQGPLEYLTRWRIELAARRLRDGSETLAAIAHSVGYGSESALSVAFKRVMGVPPGDYRRQPAMPHRRTAR; the protein is encoded by the coding sequence ATGGATCCTCTTGAGGATGTGCTGTCCCTGCTGGAAACGCGTGGTCATCTGTCTGCGGGCTTGGCGGCGGGAGGCCATTGGGCCGTAAGGTTCGCGGCACCCGAGGCCGTGAAGTTCAACGCGGTGCGGCGCGGCTGCTGCCTGCTCGAGGTCGACGGCGTCGACGAGCCGATCGGCCTGGCGGAAGGCGACTGCTACCTGCTCACCCGTCCGCGCCCCTTCACCCTCCGCAGCGACACGGAAGCCGTGCCCGTCGACGCCGGCCCGGTGTTCACCGCAGCCGAGGGCGATGTGGCACGGATCGGGGACGGTGACGACGTGTTCCTGATCGGCGGCGCGTTCTCGTTCGGTGCCCGCGCCCAGGAATTGCTGCTCGACCAGTTGCCGCCAGTCATCCGCGTCCCGGCCGGCACCCGGCACGCGGAGACGGTGCGGTGGGCACTGACCGCGATCGACCAGGAGCTGACGGACCGGCCGATGGGCGCCACACTGGTGGCCGAGCAACTCGCCGTCGTCATGCTCGTCCATGTACTGCGGCTCCACCTCGCGCGCGAACCCCATGCGGCGTCCGGCTGGCTGGCCGGGCTCGGCGACCCCGTCATCAGCGCCGCCCTGACCTGTCTTCATCGCGATCCCGCGCATCCGTGGACCGTGGCCGAACTGGCGCGCACCGCCGCGGTGTCCCGCTCCACGCTGGCCGCCCGATTCAAGGCGACGGTCGGCCAGGGCCCCCTGGAGTACCTCACCCGCTGGCGCATCGAGCTCGCCGCCCGGCGACTCCGGGACGGCAGCGAGACGCTCGCCGCCATCGCGCACTCCGTCGGGTACGGCTCCGAGAGCGCCCTGAGCGTCGCTTTCAAAAGGGTCATGGGTGTGCCACCGGGCGACTACCGCAGGCAGCCAGCGATGCCGCACCGTCGGACGGCGCGGTGA
- a CDS encoding SDR family NAD(P)-dependent oxidoreductase, producing MTTNHPRPSSPANENSALLTTPFGSHASAGEIIEGIDLTGRRAVVTGGASGIGARTVRALAVAGAEVVIATRRPESAEPLVRELAAVDGAGRVHTEALDLSDPASAAGFARAWRGPLDILVANAGIMALPERILTAGGWEAQLATNYLGHFALATGLHAAMRDAGSARIVVVSSGAHRDVPFDFEDPHFERRPYDPWVAYGQSKTADILFTVGARRWAADGITANALNPGYILTRLQRHLDDDTMRSFGVMDDAGNLNPLPYYKTPEQGAATSVLLAASPLLKDVTGRYFEDNQEAPTVHGGDDRPGGVGAHALDQEAANRLWEYGTDALRGI from the coding sequence ATGACAACAAACCACCCCCGACCCAGCAGCCCGGCGAACGAGAACTCGGCCCTCCTGACGACCCCCTTCGGCTCGCACGCCTCCGCAGGCGAGATCATCGAAGGCATCGACCTCACCGGCCGCCGTGCCGTGGTGACCGGCGGCGCCTCGGGCATCGGTGCCCGGACCGTGCGCGCCCTGGCCGTCGCAGGCGCGGAGGTCGTAATCGCCACGCGCCGTCCGGAGTCCGCAGAACCACTGGTCCGGGAGCTGGCCGCGGTCGACGGCGCGGGTCGCGTGCACACGGAGGCCCTCGACCTGTCCGACCCGGCCTCGGCCGCCGGTTTCGCCCGTGCCTGGCGCGGCCCGCTCGACATCCTCGTCGCGAACGCCGGCATCATGGCCCTTCCTGAGCGCATCCTTACCGCGGGTGGCTGGGAGGCGCAGCTCGCTACCAACTACCTCGGTCACTTCGCGCTGGCCACCGGACTGCACGCGGCCATGCGGGACGCCGGCTCCGCCCGGATCGTGGTCGTCAGTTCCGGCGCTCACCGCGACGTGCCCTTCGACTTCGAGGACCCCCACTTCGAACGCAGGCCCTACGACCCCTGGGTGGCCTACGGCCAGTCCAAGACCGCCGACATCCTGTTCACGGTCGGCGCCCGCCGCTGGGCGGCCGACGGCATCACAGCCAACGCGCTCAACCCCGGTTACATCCTCACGCGCCTTCAGCGGCATCTCGACGATGACACCATGCGTTCGTTCGGGGTGATGGACGACGCGGGCAACCTGAACCCTCTGCCGTACTACAAGACTCCCGAGCAGGGCGCCGCGACCTCGGTCCTCCTGGCGGCCTCACCACTGCTGAAGGACGTCACCGGCCGCTACTTCGAGGACAACCAGGAGGCGCCGACCGTCCATGGTGGCGACGACCGGCCCGGCGGCGTCGGCGCCCACGCACTCGACCAGGAGGCGGCGAACCGGCTCTGGGAGTACGGCACCGACGCGCTCCGCGGAATTTGA
- a CDS encoding tetratricopeptide repeat protein, with translation MSEQNARAEGRSRIYQASGDQHIVEHHHHAPGWSGPDSVRRAAVGRPPLVLRDRTAEMARLRAAVEPGVGNGVHVLHGMGGCGKTAVAYALFQHATGQAGRVGLWVNASDLASLRAGMLAVAADRGASDGELIGARSGLRPAADLVWHYLDHSEQPWLLVLDNADDPSVLQDGWLRTSPSGTVIVTTRQPANRWWPGADLLHFGVLPRADAAKVLYDLAPHAGSIEDAAEVADRLGRLPLALTLAGGFLAHQVIAPWTLNDYRNRLDTTPSYEAIALLDQGALSDGGDSRHLVSRTWQLSLDALHTRGLPESTSLLRLLACWASDPLPLPLLSGAEIAGDLPAHRVESALRGLLEHSLTELLPGRVRCLRTHGVLLSSVARATPADQREALAETGVRLLMALLRHPDGYGVPNADTTLLAPHVLALLRRTVDWEARQSVVASATECAWRLVDLLDRIGDYSSALAAATEAAALAQRGLAADHQQLLRLRQRASRAVYRLGQFEEAESSARKVLDDCERALGAEHVATWESCLGLALPLWQLGRGSEALPLIRRAVAGRTEALGPLHPLTLLARTHILEVAAEQEFDEEVAIGYELVAQCRQALGRQNSITLTAELNQADLLRRAGRFGDALPLARENVVSNDSHYGAAHPFTLAARTQLSVILAETGRYEEAVGQAELAAVGRSHVLGPAHPWTRNSEERLREYRRAHESP, from the coding sequence TTGAGCGAACAGAACGCAAGGGCCGAGGGCCGGAGCCGGATCTATCAAGCCTCCGGTGACCAGCACATTGTCGAGCATCACCATCACGCCCCCGGATGGTCGGGCCCCGACTCGGTCCGTCGTGCCGCTGTCGGCCGCCCGCCTCTGGTGCTGCGCGACCGCACCGCGGAGATGGCCCGGCTGCGCGCGGCTGTCGAACCCGGGGTGGGCAACGGCGTCCACGTCCTCCATGGCATGGGCGGCTGCGGCAAGACCGCTGTCGCCTACGCTCTCTTCCAGCACGCGACCGGCCAGGCCGGCCGCGTCGGTCTGTGGGTCAATGCTTCCGACCTCGCTTCCCTGCGCGCCGGCATGCTCGCTGTCGCAGCTGACCGGGGCGCCTCCGACGGCGAACTGATCGGCGCCCGCAGCGGGCTCCGTCCCGCCGCCGACCTCGTGTGGCATTACCTCGACCACTCCGAGCAGCCCTGGCTGCTGGTCCTCGACAACGCAGACGACCCTTCTGTTCTGCAGGACGGATGGCTGCGCACCAGTCCGTCCGGCACTGTTATCGTCACCACCAGGCAGCCGGCGAACCGCTGGTGGCCGGGTGCCGACCTTCTCCACTTCGGCGTACTCCCGCGCGCCGATGCCGCAAAGGTTCTGTACGATCTAGCGCCACACGCCGGGTCGATCGAGGACGCGGCCGAAGTGGCCGACCGTCTCGGGCGGTTACCTCTAGCACTGACCCTGGCCGGAGGATTCCTGGCTCATCAGGTGATCGCTCCCTGGACACTCAACGACTACCGCAACAGGCTCGACACCACGCCCTCCTACGAGGCCATCGCCCTGCTTGACCAAGGTGCCTTGTCGGACGGCGGTGACTCCCGTCACCTGGTCAGCCGTACCTGGCAGCTCTCGCTGGACGCGCTCCACACTCGTGGGCTTCCGGAGTCCACTTCCCTTCTGCGCCTGCTCGCCTGCTGGGCCAGTGACCCACTGCCCCTCCCGCTCCTGTCCGGCGCGGAGATTGCCGGCGATCTCCCTGCGCACCGGGTCGAGTCGGCGCTGCGCGGGCTGCTCGAACACTCGCTGACCGAACTGCTGCCGGGCAGAGTGCGCTGCTTGCGCACGCACGGTGTGCTGCTCAGCAGCGTGGCGCGAGCGACCCCCGCAGACCAGCGAGAGGCACTCGCTGAGACTGGTGTCCGGCTCCTGATGGCCCTACTGCGCCACCCCGACGGGTACGGGGTGCCGAACGCCGACACCACCCTGCTTGCTCCGCACGTGCTGGCCCTGCTGCGCCGGACGGTGGACTGGGAAGCACGTCAGAGCGTCGTGGCATCGGCCACCGAGTGCGCCTGGCGGCTCGTGGACCTGCTGGACCGTATCGGTGATTACTCCTCGGCTCTCGCAGCGGCCACAGAGGCCGCGGCACTCGCGCAGCGTGGTCTGGCAGCGGACCACCAGCAGCTTCTCAGGTTGCGTCAACGCGCCAGCAGGGCTGTGTACCGACTCGGGCAGTTCGAGGAGGCCGAGTCCTCGGCCCGGAAGGTGCTCGACGATTGCGAGCGCGCACTTGGCGCTGAGCACGTGGCCACGTGGGAGAGCTGTCTGGGGCTGGCCCTTCCGCTCTGGCAGCTGGGGCGCGGATCGGAGGCCCTTCCGCTCATTCGACGAGCTGTGGCCGGTCGGACGGAGGCCCTCGGACCCCTGCATCCGCTCACACTTCTGGCACGCACTCACATCCTGGAGGTGGCCGCCGAGCAGGAATTCGACGAAGAAGTCGCCATCGGATACGAGTTGGTGGCCCAATGCCGGCAGGCTCTCGGAAGGCAGAACTCCATCACGTTGACGGCCGAGCTCAATCAGGCTGACCTTCTTCGCCGGGCCGGAAGGTTCGGCGACGCACTTCCGCTGGCTCGCGAGAACGTCGTGTCGAATGATTCGCACTACGGAGCGGCACACCCGTTCACGCTGGCGGCCCGCACACAGCTCAGCGTCATCCTCGCGGAGACCGGTCGATACGAAGAGGCTGTCGGGCAGGCCGAACTGGCCGCGGTTGGACGGTCCCACGTGCTGGGCCCGGCCCACCCCTGGACGCGGAACAGTGAGGAACGCCTGCGAGAGTAT